In Ferroplasma sp., a single window of DNA contains:
- the acs gene encoding acetate--CoA ligase, giving the protein MNETLPMDEKYKVTLSGYLKEYNESLESPESFWNRKSRIIDWFEPYTKVLDETDKPFYKWFVNGKTNMSYNCLDRYMGTEKRNKVAYIWIPEHGEEKVVTYFGLYRRVNAFAKALLDLGVKKGDGVTIYLPMILEAPIAMLACARIGAVFNVVFSGFGEEALAQRINDSNSKTVITADGGYRKGNIIQLKKIVDAAVELSNGVDNVIVVKNVHNKIDMVQDRDYYYDEILQDGYVKPEELDSSDPLFILYTSGTTGKPKGIVHGNGGYPVWVANTMRWAFNPGEEDRWWCAADIGWITGHSYIVFAPLLLGVTSIMYEGAIDYPKPDRMWDIVERYGVNMLYTSPTAIRLLMKYGEKYPLMHDLSSLRVLGTVGEPINPAAWHWFYEEIGKSRCPIIDTYWQTETGGFTIAPSMALGMPDLKPGSATFPMPGIDPVILDEAGNEVKVGEKGYIVLRKPWPGLMLTVNGDPKRYVETYFSKFKNLYLMGDYAIKDNEGYYWLLGRSDEVLKVSGHRIGTIEIEDGLVSMKEVAEAAVFGKPDTVKGDTIIAFITLKDGYDKNVDTIVSIKKRMRSELGPIMVPEEIHIVDALPKTRSGKIMRRVIKAVYLNQVTGDVSTLENEASVEEIKKAMDLIRKEDD; this is encoded by the coding sequence ATGAATGAAACATTGCCAATGGATGAAAAATATAAGGTTACCCTATCAGGATACCTGAAGGAGTATAATGAATCGCTGGAGTCCCCGGAATCATTCTGGAATAGAAAATCCAGGATAATAGACTGGTTCGAGCCCTATACAAAGGTGCTAGATGAAACTGATAAGCCATTTTATAAATGGTTTGTAAATGGGAAGACAAATATGTCATATAACTGCCTTGATCGTTATATGGGCACTGAAAAAAGGAACAAGGTCGCGTATATATGGATTCCTGAGCATGGAGAGGAAAAGGTTGTAACTTATTTTGGACTTTACAGGAGGGTAAACGCATTTGCCAAGGCATTATTAGACCTTGGAGTTAAGAAGGGTGACGGTGTTACAATATATCTTCCCATGATACTTGAGGCACCCATAGCCATGCTGGCATGTGCCAGAATCGGGGCTGTATTCAATGTTGTATTCTCAGGATTCGGCGAGGAGGCGCTGGCGCAGAGAATTAATGATTCTAATTCAAAGACAGTTATCACTGCTGACGGTGGCTACAGAAAGGGAAATATAATCCAGCTCAAGAAAATTGTTGATGCTGCTGTAGAACTCAGCAACGGTGTGGATAATGTTATAGTTGTGAAAAATGTACACAATAAAATCGATATGGTTCAGGACAGAGATTATTACTATGACGAAATACTGCAGGACGGTTATGTTAAGCCAGAGGAGCTGGATTCCAGTGACCCATTATTCATACTTTATACATCAGGAACCACAGGAAAGCCCAAGGGAATAGTCCATGGAAATGGTGGATACCCTGTATGGGTTGCAAATACAATGAGGTGGGCATTCAACCCCGGAGAGGAGGACAGGTGGTGGTGTGCAGCAGACATAGGGTGGATAACAGGGCACAGCTATATTGTGTTTGCCCCATTGTTACTGGGTGTAACATCCATAATGTACGAGGGTGCAATAGATTACCCAAAACCTGACAGGATGTGGGACATTGTGGAAAGGTACGGTGTAAATATGCTCTATACATCCCCAACCGCAATAAGATTATTAATGAAGTACGGGGAGAAATATCCACTTATGCATGACCTATCATCCCTGAGGGTGCTGGGCACTGTTGGAGAGCCCATAAACCCTGCAGCATGGCACTGGTTCTATGAAGAAATTGGAAAGAGCAGGTGCCCGATAATAGATACATACTGGCAGACAGAAACAGGAGGATTCACCATAGCACCATCCATGGCACTTGGAATGCCTGACCTGAAGCCCGGTTCTGCCACATTCCCCATGCCAGGCATTGATCCCGTCATCCTGGATGAAGCGGGAAATGAGGTGAAAGTAGGTGAAAAGGGATACATTGTACTGAGAAAACCCTGGCCAGGGTTGATGCTTACCGTAAATGGCGACCCAAAAAGATATGTAGAAACCTATTTTTCCAAATTCAAGAATCTATATCTAATGGGCGATTATGCAATTAAAGATAATGAGGGTTATTACTGGCTCCTGGGAAGAAGCGATGAGGTACTGAAGGTTTCAGGCCACAGAATCGGAACAATAGAAATCGAGGATGGTCTTGTATCCATGAAAGAAGTTGCAGAGGCAGCAGTCTTTGGAAAGCCGGATACCGTCAAGGGCGATACTATAATCGCTTTCATAACCCTAAAAGATGGCTATGATAAGAATGTTGACACCATTGTAAGCATAAAAAAGAGGATGCGATCTGAACTTGGCCCCATCATGGTTCCCGAGGAAATACACATAGTTGATGCCCTTCCAAAAACAAGGTCTGGAAAAATCATGAGGCGTGTAATAAAGGCAGTGTACCTGAACCAGGTAACTGGCGATGTCAGCACCCTGGAAAATGAGGCATCTGTTGAAGAAATTAAAAAGGCAATGGATCTTATAAGAAAGGAGGATGATTAA
- a CDS encoding ABC transporter ATP-binding protein gives MIEQEESMYHRGSVLLDIKNLNIDFKVYGGLVKAVRDVNLQIKEGESLGILGESGSGKSTIALAILSLLPENAITTGSISLYDDKYVDSSTKPKDRKRMKILDQKLRNMRWKDISMVFQGAMNSFNPVYTIGRQIGEVFRLHTDLNKQQIDKKIVELLKDAGLTPAVKDSYPHELSGGMKQRAVIAMALALNPKIVIADEPTTGLDVITQAEIIATLKRLKQTGRIKSFIIISHDIGVVSQLADKIAVLYAGGIMEYGTVSDIYKNSHNPYTIELLKSYPNLSNAKQHVEGIPGRLPDPSRLPIGCKFADRCYMKDSICTTEEPEPQYIDSVHYSRCYFAKNIKENYPKPPNFGHNYIKNTKLIEVEHLTKNFDLKKNIISSLYSKEKPTVHAVSDVSMEIREGEIVGLVGESGSGKSTLARLLIGLLKPTSGDIKYYLDENNVVYVNKMKPNHKDYIEFRKNTQMIFQDPFDSLNPKMTVFNTVSEPMIGNHITKDVMEMQEAVKLSIANADLFPVESYMDRFPYELSGGEKQRVGIARATVINSKFIVADEPTSMLDVSLRASFMNRLNKIRIERGMSILYISHDIASVYYLADRIYVMYLGSMVEGGKADDIIKLPLHPYTKALIKSVPNPEPSWNPGHIDIIGEIGNSIDIPKGCRFYDRCVYRQNICKNTVPPIKSRGDHWYKCHFAENELEHLKNEQYS, from the coding sequence ATGATCGAACAAGAAGAAAGTATGTATCATAGAGGGAGTGTACTCCTTGATATTAAAAATTTGAATATTGACTTTAAGGTTTATGGTGGTCTGGTTAAGGCTGTTAGAGATGTTAATCTACAAATAAAAGAGGGGGAATCACTCGGCATACTTGGAGAATCAGGTTCTGGAAAAAGTACCATCGCCCTTGCAATCTTGTCACTCTTACCTGAGAATGCTATAACTACAGGGTCAATATCGTTATATGACGATAAATACGTTGACAGTAGCACAAAACCTAAGGATAGGAAAAGAATGAAAATTCTAGACCAAAAATTAAGAAATATGAGATGGAAAGATATTTCCATGGTTTTTCAAGGGGCAATGAATTCATTTAATCCAGTATATACTATAGGTCGCCAGATAGGGGAAGTATTCAGGCTACATACAGATTTGAATAAGCAGCAGATAGATAAAAAGATTGTCGAACTTCTGAAAGACGCGGGGCTCACTCCTGCTGTTAAGGATTCATACCCACACGAACTATCTGGAGGAATGAAGCAGAGAGCTGTTATAGCTATGGCTCTTGCCCTGAATCCCAAAATTGTTATAGCAGATGAACCAACAACTGGTCTGGACGTAATAACTCAGGCTGAGATTATTGCAACTTTGAAGAGGTTAAAACAAACAGGAAGAATAAAATCTTTCATTATAATATCCCATGATATTGGTGTAGTATCACAGTTAGCAGATAAAATCGCTGTGCTTTATGCAGGAGGCATAATGGAATATGGAACCGTTTCTGACATATATAAGAATTCACACAATCCCTATACAATAGAATTACTAAAGAGTTATCCAAACTTATCCAATGCGAAACAGCATGTTGAAGGCATACCTGGAAGATTGCCCGATCCGTCTAGATTACCTATTGGCTGTAAATTCGCAGACAGGTGTTACATGAAAGATTCTATATGTACAACTGAAGAACCTGAGCCGCAGTATATAGATAGTGTACATTACAGTAGATGCTATTTTGCCAAAAATATCAAAGAGAACTACCCAAAACCTCCAAATTTCGGGCATAATTACATTAAAAATACCAAATTAATAGAGGTAGAACATCTAACTAAAAATTTCGATTTAAAGAAAAATATTATTTCTTCTTTATATTCGAAGGAGAAACCAACAGTACATGCAGTAAGCGATGTAAGTATGGAGATTAGGGAGGGTGAAATAGTAGGCCTGGTGGGTGAATCTGGATCTGGCAAAAGCACACTTGCACGTCTTTTGATTGGTCTTTTAAAACCAACTTCTGGTGATATTAAATATTACCTCGATGAAAATAATGTTGTATATGTAAATAAAATGAAGCCAAATCATAAAGATTACATAGAATTTAGGAAAAATACTCAGATGATATTCCAAGATCCATTCGATTCATTAAATCCAAAAATGACAGTTTTCAATACGGTTTCAGAGCCCATGATAGGAAATCATATAACTAAGGATGTCATGGAAATGCAAGAAGCAGTAAAATTATCAATTGCTAACGCTGATCTTTTCCCTGTAGAATCATATATGGATAGATTTCCGTATGAGCTCTCAGGAGGTGAAAAGCAGAGGGTTGGAATCGCCAGAGCAACAGTTATAAACTCTAAATTTATCGTAGCCGATGAACCCACATCAATGCTTGACGTATCTTTAAGGGCTTCATTCATGAACAGACTTAATAAAATAAGGATAGAGCGCGGAATGTCGATTTTATATATTTCACATGACATTGCTTCTGTTTACTACCTCGCAGATAGAATTTATGTAATGTACCTAGGTTCCATGGTAGAAGGTGGAAAAGCTGATGACATTATAAAATTACCACTACACCCATACACTAAAGCATTAATAAAGTCTGTTCCAAACCCTGAACCGTCATGGAATCCAGGCCATATTGACATCATAGGAGAAATAGGCAATTCCATTGATATCCCGAAGGGATGCAGATTTTATGATCGCTGTGTATATAGGCAAAATATATGCAAAAACACTGTACCACCTATAAAGTCACGTGGAGATCACTGGTATAAATGTCATTTTGCTGAAAACGAATTAGAGCATTTAAAAAATGAACAATACAGCTAA
- a CDS encoding acetate uptake transporter, translated as MESNKDIKSEEQAMNKMRQEDLLNVNQINKSFLADPAPLGLAAFGFTTFLLSFVNAGILSAASVSVVMPLAFTYGGFAQLLTGAFEMRRGNTFGFTAFTSYGSFWFFYGFLVLFASLKIITIPATGLGIALILWGLFTLYMWINTLRLNLSLNLTFLFLWLAFITLGFGSYYSLTVLTRLGGAFGFLTAFFAVYTSFAIVSNSIKEGSIPVGPAIIKK; from the coding sequence ATGGAAAGCAATAAGGATATAAAATCTGAAGAACAGGCAATGAATAAAATGAGACAGGAAGATTTGTTGAATGTAAACCAGATCAATAAATCATTTCTGGCGGATCCTGCCCCTCTGGGTCTGGCAGCATTTGGTTTCACCACATTTCTCCTGAGCTTTGTGAACGCAGGGATTCTTTCTGCTGCTTCTGTTTCTGTAGTTATGCCTCTCGCTTTTACATACGGTGGATTCGCACAGCTGCTTACTGGTGCATTTGAGATGAGGCGTGGAAACACCTTCGGTTTTACTGCCTTCACAAGCTATGGCTCTTTCTGGTTTTTCTATGGTTTTCTTGTACTGTTTGCCAGCCTTAAAATTATAACGATACCTGCAACTGGACTCGGTATAGCTCTAATACTCTGGGGATTATTTACTCTCTATATGTGGATAAACACATTGAGGCTAAACCTTTCACTCAACCTGACATTCCTGTTCCTCTGGCTTGCTTTTATAACGCTTGGCTTCGGTTCATACTATTCATTAACAGTACTTACAAGACTTGGTGGTGCCTTCGGATTCTTAACAGCCTTTTTCGCAGTCTATACAAGTTTCGCAATAGTCAGTAACTCCATAAAGGAAGGTTCCATACCGGTTGGCCCCGCTATAATAAAAAAATAG